The sequence AGTAAGGGAAGTTTTGTCCAACAAGTTTGGCCACTttgggaaacaaaaactaagccCTCTTGGACGGTTGTTAGCCACGGGACTTGTAAGTTATGAAGGTGAAAAATGGGCCAAACATAGAAGGATTTTAAATCCTGCTTTCCATATGGAGAGGTTGAAGGTAATTCAtgatcatatttcaaacatgcACACGAATTTACCTAGGATGTTATGAGGTTATATCACTCTCTTTTCTTTGCATAATTTCTGCCTCAATGATTCGTTTTCTTTACGTTGTCGTATAGCGCATGCTGCCAGCATTTTCTGCTTGTTGTCGTGAATTGGTTGACAGATGGGAGAAATCAATTGATTCTTTAGGATATTATGAATTAGATGTTTGGCCTGAGCTCCAGAATTTTACTGGAGATGTCATCTCCCGAACAGCATTTGGTTGCAGCTACGAGGAAGGAAGACAGATTTTCCAACTTCAAGCAGAGCAAGCTGAACTATTTATTCAGGCAGCTCAGTCTGTGTACATTCCAGGTTACAGGTACACAAGTTCCTAACCTGTTAATTTTGTTTAGTTAGAAGGAAAATGGCTGTTGCTCCTTTTTATTTAGATTGGAATAATAAAAATGCAGTATTTTGTTCTAATGATCTTTGAGAATCTCTCTCATGCAATCAGCATTTTAAGTCTCAACAATAGGCGCCCTACCAGGATTTATTGACACATGGTATACTGTTGGAATCAGCTCTCTGGCGGTACCATGTGTGGGAAGTTTTGCAATTATCTTTGTCCAAAGTTGCATTTcacattactttttttttttttgggagaaaCCTTATTGCATAAATTAGACTGTCGGAACATGGTTTGATTTGCATCTTAGAAGTCCAAATTTTGAAACTCAGCTTGTGCTTCGACGCACACTCTTAGGATTGACAGGCTCGTTTTTTTTATGTATAAGGTGATGCTAGTAGTGGCGCCCACTTCATTCATATGGCTCGCAATAATTGTATGTTATACAGGTTTCTGCCTACCCCAATGAAcaacagaagaaaagaaattgatAGAGAGGTTCGAGCACTCCTAAGAGGCATAATTGAGAAGAGGGACCAGGCTATAAAAATGGGCAAAGCTAGTAATGATGACTTATTGGGCTTGATGATGGAATCTAATTTGAAACACTTCCAAGAACATGGGAACTTCAAGAACACTGTGATGACCACCGATGAGGTGATTGAAGAGtgtaaacttttctactttGCAGGGCAGGAGACAACATCTGTGTTGCTTACATGGACAATGGTTGTCTTGAGCATGCACCCAATCTGGCAGCTTCGTGCAAGAGAAGAGGTTTTAGAATTCTTTGGGAAAAACAAACCAGATTTTGATGGCTTGAGCCGCTTAAAAATTGTGAGTATACGTTTTATATTCTTTCCGTTGACTATTTAATTGATTGGAAATGTCACAATAGTCCAACTAGAGACATAAATCTATAATTCTGTATGCATTCTTAGCTTAGTCACTCTAGATAAAATCTAGTCATTTATTAAAAGCATATTGCTTTTTGTTATACTGGTAGTTAATTGTTTATCAGAGAACAAGGCTATCTGTCCTAATGCACTAGAGTAACAGTTTTAGCTCACAAAATTGTCTCTTTTGAATCCATGATAAGAAGACCATATAAAAAGTATTTTAGAACTCAATTGGAAGCTATGCGTTGAATGGACTGAATTACTAAACAACCTGTGGAATTTGTTATATTGTTCAAAGTTCACCTTGCTTTGAAACTAGTCTTAGTCTTCAATCACGACTTAGTTACTGCCTAAATCTATTCAAATAGTCTCTTAATAAAATTCTGCAGGATAAGTACATAGCCAAGCAAGATGACAGGTTAATGGTAAACAAGCGTATTTTGTCACAAGAATGAAAAAAGGAACACCAATAAATAAGACGTGTCTCAGAAAGAGAAAAGATCATGTTTCAACCAAAAAGAGTCCAGATAGTGTCAAATATCACTCTGTCAGATCCAAGCAAACATTCTGTATTTTGGTTTTTCACTTTCTCCCACATTTTCACATGGCGATGCATGAACTGCTTTGTACTACCTGGTAAAAACATCCAATTCTAGGTTCTATGATATATTCAGTGGAGTTTCTCATATGAAATCTAGCATTATGATGAAGTGTTTAATGAATGATTGAATTGATGTGCCAGGTGACTATGGTTCTGTATGAAGTTCTCAGGTTGTACCCGCCTTTAATTCTACTCACCCGCAGAACATACAAAACAATGAAACTTGGAGATATCACCTACCCGCCAGGTGTATTACTATCATTGCCTGTGATCTTCATTCACCATGACCCAGAATTCTGGGGCAAAGATGCCAGTGAGTTCAATCCAGAGAGATTTGTAGAAGGCGTTTCAAAGGCATCAAAGGATCAGATGGCCTTTTTTCCATTTGGTTGGGGTCCTCGGACCTGTATTGGGCAGAACTTCGCATTGCTGGAAGCTAAGATGGGACTAAGCATGATTCTTCAGCATTTCTCATTTGAGCTTTCACCAACCTATGTCCATTCTCCGTGCACCGTTATAACTCTCCAACCCCAGCATGGTGCTCAAATTAGGTTGCATAGACTCTGATATCTTCCTTTCATCATCTAGACAGATGACTACTACTGCAACATGCAGTGACCATCGTGTGAGAAGAGACTATGGTTCTATTGTTGCTAAACAAGAAACAAAATATGCTACAAtgatcattttttcttttttaaagtcAAATGGAACAAGCTAAAGTTTGTTCTCGATAAGATTAGCATAAAGACTCATGTTCAAGCCATTGGAGCATCAAATATATTGTAGTTAATGCATAGCAAATTGTGGGATTGTTGCCCCCAAGCTTGATCGATAATGAAATTTTCTATGTATTACAAATAGATTTTGCAACTtgaaagaacttgattcaatcaatatAATGCAAATTAAAACCATCAGGGCTGGTAGAAATTTTCATGGTTGTCTGCTTTACCAAGCTCttagttttccattcatcataCAATGAATTTTGTGAGAAGGCAGTTATGCATCAGTTCAAATTCTAGCTCGCCTAAAATTTTTCCAGTGATCAAGGATTTAGAAAGAAGCAAAAGAGTTAGATAGTTCTTGGCCGTTATAATCCATCAAAAAATCAGTTTTGCGTAGGGGAAGCCATTTCAAGAAGCACCGGTGAAGTAATACTCATTATGGGGATCTGAACTCATTTTAGACTCTAAGAGACCAAGAATGTTTCTAATTCCTGAATGGCAAACCTTCGGACATTACTTGTTTATCAATAAGAATCCTTGTTGTTACATGGTGTTGCAGAAAGGAAGCCAGATATCTACATTCAGAAGAATTATCTCCATGCTAGAGCTCTGCCATTGCATTCATATATTCAATAGTTGAAATCCCAAAACGATGCAGGTTTGCCTATGGATGTATAGGTGTTAAATGGAAGAGTTTTGATGCCTCCAATTGGTCAGGCAGTCTCAGTAATTTGTTTGTAAACCCACCAAACAAGGCAAGAACTCAGGcttttaaaagagtttctaacCAACGATAAACcctttattatttcttttaaaaaatatggaGCAGCTGTTGATAGCCGTGTCTGAGAATGACTCACAAGTATTAGAAAATACTTGGTCATGGCCTTCGGTGTCATTGTAAGTGGGATGTGGTAGCACAAAATAGAAAAATCCTACAACAAAAGTTCAGatgtactgaaaaacaaagATTTatgagtcaaaaaaaaaatgaggactTGATTTATGGATGTATTCTGTGACTGATACTCTGCATAACAACACAGGCATATTCAGTTACCTGCCGTTTCTAATATGATTCCAGGAATAAAGTCAAGGGATAAAATGGAGGTGCGTCGGCAATTGCCCATCCAACAAATCACAAAGGTACATACTAAAGGTTTTAATTATCCACTATCGATACACATTTTAAAGGAGATAAGGAAGGAACAGGCTATGAAGCCCATGCATTGGAACTTTGGTTAAAATGATGCATCCTAAGGGCACTCATTGTGAGCATCAAAGGGACTCTTGCAGATGGCAAAGAGACTCGAAAGAAAGTTATCGGTGGAAGTTATACTGGTTTAATGATCGGCTAAGCAAATAATGGATGGACACAGCTAAATATGCAATGCaaggcagactagcctgaagagATCACACCTTTTTACAATTAGCAATGACTAGCTGTTAAGACATGTTGGCTTGATAACACTGAAGATTAATGCATCCTGCAATCAAAGCTCTGAAAATTGTAATTGAACAAAGCTGCTTCTAACTGCTGGGCAGCGACAGAATCCACAAAATAACTTCTGGAAACCATAAGCTAATGGTGAATCAAAGGgaagcatacatctaacagcttTCGGACATTCAGGGTCAAATAAGTCCAAGAAACAAAAGGAGGACAGTAAgtgcaaatttatttttatagtatGACACTCAATTTTGTTAATCACTTATTTTCATGACATCCTCTACTTGGATAGATTGAAGGAGCTCGATAACTGCAGTCCTAGCAGGCATGCTTGGGATGGCTCCCTTCACTTGAACACACAGAGAAGCTGCTGCAGCTGAAACATTATAGCCCAAAGGTTGTGAGCTGCATGAAGATAAAAGAAGAATCAAATTCTAAGGACTGCAATGTTTGTTCTTACAAGCAAATCTCATGCATTCTTTGTTGGGCTTGCCCTCAACCATAGCCACGGCAAACGCTGCAGTGAAGGTATCGCCGGCTCCAGTGGCATCAAGAACTTTTGCAGCAGGAATTATAGGTTGTCTAATCGGTTGCTCCCCTTCAACAAATAGAGCTGATCCCTTTGCCCCAAGTTTCACTAAGATCTGTTTTACTCCCTGATACACAAGACAGGTGGCTGCTTTAGAATTTCAGGCTTCTAACAATTAAATGTTATGTTTAATTTATATCATTAAAAACAGCGTTCAGCGCGATATCTGTGGTGTTTCTGAAAAAACATTATTGCTCTCATGTGCTTGATGACACCTACAAGACAGATGAATTTTGTGAAAGACATAACACTAATGAACATGGGGATTATAAGTGGAACTACATCATGTTCATCCGACAATTTAGTCCACCTTAACTGGGTCAGAAGCTAttttaaaagaataaaaatcaaagCCCATAAGGAACAAAGTAACATTAAACATTGTTGAAGACTATTGTTAAAACcatattttgaaaaagaaattggAAGGACACGATTTTGGGTTGTTCAAGTGGCCACTGTAAGGCAACTCAATGAGCCAGTCTGAATGAAATGTCCATTATATGATATACTAAAGGAAAAAATGTAGGTTAAAGCATTAATCACACCAAAGGATGGGTTGCTGAGAACTAATCAAGGCATGAGAATAAACAACAATAACTTTCTTTCTAGGAAAAAATATCAAGTATATGATGAGTTATTTGaagaaaattttgaattgaaagCTGTAGTCAACTTATGCAAGGATCTAATACTATGTACTCCAAATGTGAATAATTGTTGGTGATTGTTTATTCTAAAGTCGGCTGCTTTGGCATAAAAATGCAATGTCTTCATCTACCACTAAAGCATGCGTGTACAATAAAGATCCTCCATACCTAAGCTTTGACGTCTAAGTAAATACAGAGCAGCATCATGTAGAGTTAGAAGAATGATCCACCCCCTTTTGGGGGCTGAATAGTATGCatactattttatttattatgaaGTATTTGTCAGGTTAAATGGTATTTGATGTCAGCATAACTCTTCAAGGGATAAAACTATATTTTATCAACCTTGTTATAATCCTCTTTGAGATATCTTCATCCATTCCCATTCATCAAGAAGCAGAACTTATTTATTTGACGAGTCTCTTGATTGTAAATTGTAAATTCTAAACCGGTCCCTTGTTCCTCATACTGCAATTTTTTCCGTAAGTTTCACTTCATCTACTTTGCTCTAGTTGAAATGGCTTTTAAAAAAGCTTTTTTTCACAAGTTTTTCTACTATTCCATGTATTAACAAGTGCACAAGGTTTCTAACCTTTGATGGTCTGGATGGGAAAAAAACTACCACCAAAATTTTCATAATCTCTCCATATGTAGCTTGTGGGCATTATAGTGTTCCCTCAAAACATGCATTAGCACTATCAGAATACTTATTCAGTATCCatgtcttcctcctctcttggCATCTCTACCATTAATCTTTTCAAAAGCAGGAAAAAATTAGGTTCCTTCAATTCTTATAGAATTTTAACATCATATGCATTCTATGTGTAAGCTATATGTAGCTTGTGGGCATTATAGTGTTCCTTCAAAACATGTAATAACACTACCAGTATACTTATTCAATGTTCATGTCTTCATCTCCTCTTGGTGTCTCTATCATTAAtcttttcaagaggagaaaaggATCAGGTTCCTTGTATTCTTATAGAATTTCAACATCAACTTAATGTGTATGTGTACGAAAATCACCCTGGGCGTGAAACCAGATCAGTTTGGCATATTCATTGTTATTTATTCTAGCACTTTTTGGCACGGAAGCATAATGACTCCAACTAAAGTGAAAATCAggcacaaagaagacagaaagtaTGGAACGTTTCAAATGCATAGAGACATCTCTTTGTGGCACAGACATTTGCTATAAAACCTTATTATCAATTTCAATTTTGATAAGACGAAAGAGATAATTTTTAGTTTTGAGATAACAATAATATCGTCCTAATGCAAATGATGCTTAGGCACTCATGTTACCATTTTATGGCATTTTATAGCAGCTTGACTGATCTGTTCAAATGTCTCTGTTGCCATTCTTGTCAAGCGCGCCAACTCTGTTTCATTTGGACTGAAAATATCCACAAAGTTCAAGAGTTCCTTGGGAACAGGAGCTTCCACCCCTCCAGCATCTAGAATAACTGGAACACCTGCACTTTTTGCAACCTGAAGACATTCAGGATTCAGCTAACATTAGCGCATGCACAGAGCAGATGCTATAAAACAAAGGAAGGTGTTATTCCAGAAATGCAGAATTTCTTTACCAAATAGCAGTGTATATAAAAAGATGAAAGTATTTGAGATATCTCAGATTTCCTAAAACTTACTTCagtcaaaataaaaatttagggCCTAAAGGATTTATCCAAAAGGAAATCGAAACTTACTAACAAAAATATGTATGATGGCCAATTAGCTTGCTGAAAAGAAATGATTGTGAAAAATAAAATGTGGAGCAATCTACAATATTATGTTCATCAGAGTCCTCAAAAATCACTTGCATCACTGCAAGCATCCTGATGATAAGAATGTAGTTCGCTCATCTGGATCTAACCAGAAAACTGGCCATTCGAAATATTAGAAGTGTTTGTTTGGTTATTAGGTCCAAGGTTGCTGGGCAAAGCTCTGATCAAAATCAGCTCTCTCCACCATTTTGTACTACaattattagaaaataaaataattaagctTGATTAGCAGGTGTACTAAGAAATAACATGCAATCAAAGCCTACTCACTTTCCGCacatttattcttttttactTTCATGAGATATTTGTGATCACTTTCCGGTTAGTTATTCACTGTGTATTCTTATTTTAACAATGATAAAGAGCGAAGcggggagagagggggggggagaCTAGTCTTCCATTCCTGTTTGATCCAAAAATgacatgacaaaaaaaaaactgaaaataaAATGTAATCGCTTGCATTCATCCTCTTAAAATCTGCAGGAAAAAACTGATCATTCGCAGcgatcctcttttttttctgaaaaaaaacctGGAAGATATTCCAAATTCCTACAAACGAAGCAATTCCAAATCGAAGAAAAATCCAATCTTTGGCAGTCAATCCTCTTAAAAACTGAAACTTTTTACACATTTCGAGCAATCGACCTACCTGAGCAACCTGGATATTGACCCGATCGGGAATCTCGCGCTGCAGCAGCAGCACCCCAGCCCTCCGGATCACCTTCAAGTCCTCCTCCCTGGGGTCGTCCGGCCAGCAGCTCATGTTGGCCCCGCCGACAATGATGATGGAGTTCTGGCCATCGGACTGGAGCATCACGATGGCGTGGCCGGTGGGGGCGCCGGCAACACGGGAGAGGCGGTCGAGGCGGACGTTGCCGGAGCTGAGGGCGTCCTCGATGAGGCGACCGTGAGCATCGTCTCCGACCTGGCCGACGAAGTAGGTGGGGTGCGCGAGGCGGCCGCCACAGCAGGCCTGGTTGGCGCCCTTGCCACCGGCGAGAGTCTGACCGGTGCGGGCAGCGACTGTCTCGCCCTCGCGAGGGAGGCGGTCGATCTCTACGTAGATGTCGGCGTTGGCGGAGCCCACTACCACCACGGGGGGCTTATCCAGGGAGGGGTGGGCGGAGGCAGAGAGggaagcggcggcggcggaggaggaggaggcggaggcgaAGGAGAGATGGTTTGGAAGTGGATTTGGGTGGTTGGGGTTGGGCCAGCCGCAGCGCGGCGgcggagaggggagagagaatCGGGTTAAGGCTTTCATGCTGGTCGAGCGGCGGAGACCACCCTCGCCGTCtactaggattttttttttttttttttggtagaaactAGGATATTTCAGAGAGCCCTGTTTATAATTGGAGAACCCGGAGCTCGGGCATAGACCATAGAGGCAGGGAATCTGAAATTACTTTAAGTTTACAataaattaatcaaaaactattcaattatttataaatttttataatatatatatccatgcacaaatatatatattatatatgtatatacaatgTATATATGTACAAAATAATCTCAGCCTAAATGGAGGAAGGGGTCAATTGCCTCAGCTCAGAACTAATCCGCCaagggggcgtttggtatggggtgattGTCTTGAAATCAAGGGTGATATGGGTGGAGGTAATGAGATCACcgcgtttggttgcaccacggtgATCCTACATGGCGGTGATCTTAATGAAAGtgcatcctaggttcttcggtgtttaacatgctgaatttttttttttttttgaaaaccatggctgaacctaatcgggttgcctacgtaccccttcacaagggggatcaagccacacgtaattctttttaagtttcaaaaatgcagcggaaaaatgaatcaaacaatttaattcatgcatgcttacaagatcaaatctagaaatcaacacattaagaacacataggattatgccgaaatcgtttaaacaattatgctaaaacttttatgcatgattaactatcaaatctgaaacttaagaactctattccaattaatctccgaatatccatcgaatggattctggagatatctccgtgaggagccccaaaagagggtaaaacctcgggaaatcggacctagaccttaacaccataataaatgattaatgctataTTAATACCTttaatgatggatgaaagttgtggatctgatccttgacttcacagccacgcacaCAAATGGcttctacgagaagtacacgcgaagccctgaaggatcttcttccgcaacagtgctagcagctgcagaacacttgaaagctgaaatctgctcgccgggattcaatcaactcttgatcaatcgtcttgaagcagatggagatgaggtttgtaagaaaagtagaggactcagatctgatcttgaatcttctagatattcaccctgaaaaccctatctaaaatggagaagaagaggag is a genomic window of Phoenix dactylifera cultivar Barhee BC4 chromosome 4, palm_55x_up_171113_PBpolish2nd_filt_p, whole genome shotgun sequence containing:
- the LOC103704270 gene encoding cytochrome P450 CYP72A219-like is translated as MGFGAVEALWRIGWGAVGVLLLLWAWRGLEWLWWRPRTLERALRAQGLRGTRYRFLYGDLKENARLIKEARAKLMPLSHDIVPRVAPLLHRVMKENGKISITWFGPVPRVTIMNPESVREVLSNKFGHFGKQKLSPLGRLLATGLVSYEGEKWAKHRRILNPAFHMERLKRMLPAFSACCRELVDRWEKSIDSLGYYELDVWPELQNFTGDVISRTAFGCSYEEGRQIFQLQAEQAELFIQAAQSVYIPGYRFLPTPMNNRRKEIDREVRALLRGIIEKRDQAIKMGKASNDDLLGLMMESNLKHFQEHGNFKNTVMTTDEVIEECKLFYFAGQETTSVLLTWTMVVLSMHPIWQLRAREEVLEFFGKNKPDFDGLSRLKIVTMVLYEVLRLYPPLILLTRRTYKTMKLGDITYPPGVLLSLPVIFIHHDPEFWGKDASEFNPERFVEGVSKASKDQMAFFPFGWGPRTCIGQNFALLEAKMGLSMILQHFSFELSPTYVHSPCTVITLQPQHGAQIRLHRL
- the LOC103704312 gene encoding ribokinase, producing MKALTRFSLPSPPPRCGWPNPNHPNPLPNHLSFASASSSSAAAASLSASAHPSLDKPPVVVVGSANADIYVEIDRLPREGETVAARTGQTLAGGKGANQACCGGRLAHPTYFVGQVGDDAHGRLIEDALSSGNVRLDRLSRVAGAPTGHAIVMLQSDGQNSIIIVGGANMSCWPDDPREEDLKVIRRAGVLLLQREIPDRVNIQVAQVAKSAGVPVILDAGGVEAPVPKELLNFVDIFSPNETELARLTRMATETFEQISQAAIKCHKMGVKQILVKLGAKGSALFVEGEQPIRQPIIPAAKVLDATGAGDTFTAAFAVAMVEGKPNKECMRFASAAASLCVQVKGAIPSMPARTAVIELLQSIQVEDVMKISD